The following coding sequences lie in one Arabidopsis thaliana chromosome 3, partial sequence genomic window:
- the SAP5 gene encoding A20/AN1-like zinc finger family protein (A20/AN1-like zinc finger family protein; FUNCTIONS IN: DNA binding, zinc ion binding; INVOLVED IN: biological_process unknown; LOCATED IN: cellular_component unknown; EXPRESSED IN: 24 plant structures; EXPRESSED DURING: 15 growth stages; CONTAINS InterPro DOMAIN/s: Zinc finger, AN1-type (InterPro:IPR000058), Zinc finger, A20-type (InterPro:IPR002653); BEST Arabidopsis thaliana protein match is: A20/AN1-like zinc finger family protein (TAIR:AT2G36320.1); Has 1013 Blast hits to 1009 proteins in 143 species: Archae - 0; Bacteria - 0; Metazoa - 428; Fungi - 9; Plants - 446; Viruses - 6; Other Eukaryotes - 124 (source: NCBI BLink).) — protein MAQRTEKEETEFKVLETLTTTTTTLCTNNCGVTANPATNNMCQKCFNASLVSAAAGVVESGSILKRSARSVNLRSSPAKVVIRPREIDAVKKRDQQIVNRCSGCRKKVGLTGFRCRCGELFCSEHRYSDRHDCSYDYKTAGREAIARENPVVKAAKMVKV, from the coding sequence ATGGCTCAGAGAACGGAGAAGGAAGAGACCGAGTTCAAAGTTCTCGAAACCTTgacgacaacaacaacgacGTTATGTACCAATAACTGCGGCGTTACAGCGAATCCTGCGACGAACAACATGTGTCAGAAATGTTTCAACGCATCTCTCGTCTCGGCGGCCGCAGGTGTTGTTGAATCAGGTTCGATCTTGAAGAGATCGGCTAGATCTGTCAATCTTCGTTCGTCACCAGCTAAAGTCGTGATTCGTCCAAGAGAGATCGATgcggtgaagaagagagatcaaCAGATCGTAAACCGATGTTCTGGTTGTCGGAAGAAAGTTGGGTTGACCGGATTCAGGTGCCGATGCGGTGAGCTTTTCTGCTCAGAGCACCGTTACTCCGATCGTCATGATTGTAGCTACGACTACAAAACCGCTGGTCGTGAGGCGATCGCTAGAGAAAATCCGGTGGTCAAGGCTGCGAAAATGgtcaaagtttaa